Within the Thermosynechococcus sichuanensis E542 genome, the region AATCTGCCACTCAGCCCACCCTGACAAAAACCGGTATTGATCCCAACTTGGGCAGCCGCTTCCCGCTGCGTATTCTCCTTGCCGAGGACAATGCCGTTAACCAGAAGGTGGCACTGCATATTCTCAAGCGGATGGGGTACCGTGCCGATGTGGCAGCCAATGGCCTTGAGGTGCTTGAAGCTCTGCAACAGCGCCCCTACGATGTGGTGCTCATGGATGTGCAAATGCCCAAGATGGATGGTCTCGAGACCACCGAACGCATCTGTGCCCAATGGCCTCCTAGTCAACGCCCTTGGATTATTGCCATGACGGCAAATGCCCTAGCCGGCGATCGCGAGCGCTGCTTTGCGGCGGGGATGGATGACTACATCAGCAAACCGATTAAAATTGAAGCCCTTGCCGCTGCCCTCAACCGCTGTCGCTGTCTCAGTCCCAAGACCACCTATCCCCAACTGTGTGATCCGATCAGTTTTGAGGGGGATCAGAATACGGCAGAGTCTATGAGTTAGAGATATTTGGCCAAGAGCAGATGAAGTTTCTCCTTGGTGGCTGCGGGTACCTTGTCAAGGGGAGTGAGGATGGCATTCTTTAAGGCACGGTGGGCTTTAGAGGCGGGTGGATTGGCATGGAGACGTTTGACGGTTTCACAGATAATCGCTTGGGCGTTTTTAGCATTGCGCTGCAAATTGTCAATAATCATCTCCACTGTGACTGAATCGTGCTCTGGGTGCCAGCAGTCGTAGTCCGTAACAAGGGCTAATGTTGCATAGGCAATCTCCGCTTCCCGAGCCAGTTTCGCCTCCGGTAGATTCGTCATGCCAATTACGGTGCCACCCCACGAGCGGTATAGATTGGACTCTGCCAGCGTTGAGAAAGCAGGGCCTTCCATACACACGTAGGTGCCTTGGCGGTGGAGGGTGACATCGGGCAAGTTGAGATCGGCAATGGCATCCGCCAGAACCCGAGCAAGGGCAGGACACACTGGATCGGCAAAGCCAATGTGCGCCACAATGCCATCACCAAAAAATGTCGAAATGCGGTTACGGGTACGGTCAATAAACTGATCGGGCACCACCATATCGAGGGGTTTCACCTGTGCCTGCAGGGAACCCACCGCAGAGGCAGAAAGCAGATACTCGACCCCAAGGGATTTGAAGCCATAGATGTTGGCACGAAAGGGAATCTCCGTTGGCAGTAGGTGGTGATCACGGCCATGGCGTGCCAAAAAGACGACCGGAATCCCCTCAATCTTACCGCAAATAAAAGCATCAGAAGGATCACCAAAGGGCGTGGTCAAACGGACTTCTTCAACATCGGTGAGGGCATCCATCTTGTAGAGACCACTCCCGCCAATAATGCCAATTTTTGCAGTCATGGAGATTCCTAAAACACCAATCGGCAATAGCTTAGCATTAGTTGGAGGGCTTTAGATGCCACTGAGGGGGTTGAACTGGTAGTTGGAGCCTTTAGGGCCATTGGGGCCCGGTGCCGCTTGAACCAGAGGTACGCGATCAAAGGTACCACTGGCGGTTTGCCCCTGAATTTGTACCCCTTGGCGGAGCAGTTGTTGGGTGCTGGCGCGATCGCCCCCTTGAAGCATCGCTTGGGCAAGGGCTTGGGTGGCATCGTAGGCGGTAGTAGTGCGCCAACTAATCTGACCCCGCCATGCTTGTGCGGCCTGCTGGGCAAAGGGATCATTGGGGTTGGTACGCCAAGGCACCGCCAAAATCATGCCATTGATGGCATTATCCCCCTTGATCAATAAATCAGGACCGTAGAGTTGATCACTACCAAATAGTTGCACCGAGGGGGGTTGGCTTTGATTGGCAATGGCAAGGGCAACGGCATCATTCACCCGTGCACGACTCATGGCCAACATCACCACATTAGCTCCCGCTTGCCGCGCTGTGGTTATTGCTGTATTGGCATTAAAGTCCGCAGCAGCCACATCTATTTGTTGCACCACTTGAGCACCAAACCGAGGCAGAGCAGTGACTAGTTTAGTTTTCAGTTCATCACTGTAGGGGCTATCGCTGTTGTAGAGAA harbors:
- a CDS encoding S-methyl-5'-thioadenosine phosphorylase; amino-acid sequence: MTAKIGIIGGSGLYKMDALTDVEEVRLTTPFGDPSDAFICGKIEGIPVVFLARHGRDHHLLPTEIPFRANIYGFKSLGVEYLLSASAVGSLQAQVKPLDMVVPDQFIDRTRNRISTFFGDGIVAHIGFADPVCPALARVLADAIADLNLPDVTLHRQGTYVCMEGPAFSTLAESNLYRSWGGTVIGMTNLPEAKLAREAEIAYATLALVTDYDCWHPEHDSVTVEMIIDNLQRNAKNAQAIICETVKRLHANPPASKAHRALKNAILTPLDKVPAATKEKLHLLLAKYL